DNA sequence from the Sandaracinaceae bacterium genome:
GCCAGTACGTCCAGCTGTTGCTCGTGAGGTACCCCAGGCACACCGACTGCAATGCGGTGCCCAGGTACACGAAGCCGTCGATCACGCCGACCGCGGTGGCGGCGCCCTTGCGGCCACCGAAGTCCATGGTGGCGGTGCCGGACAGCAAGCCGTGCGTCCCGATCACGCACAGGCTCATCAGGAACACCAACGTCCCCAGCCACAGCGGACTCAGCGGGAGCTCCGGCCGAGCGTCCAGCAGCCGCAGGTCCCCGGCTCGGTGTTCGGGGCGCGGGTCGGTCAACTGCAGCTCCAGCGTCGCACCGTCGCGCAGCACCCGCGCGGGGATGGCCCGGTGGGGCAGGGGGCTCTCCGCGTCGATGGGCGCGACCCGTCCGGCTGGCGCGCTGCGGCATTCGCAGCGCTCGGGGTCCCAGCGGCTGTCACGACACACGGGCTCGAAGCAGGCCACGGCGGCGCGGACGTCGGACCAGGTGCCGAGCTCGTCGCGCCCCGCGATGGCGAGCACTTGGTCACCCGCGACCAACCCCGACGCTGGACCGGCGCTGGCCACGGTCGTGCCGGGCACGGCCAGCGTGAGCGTCATGCCCAGCGTCAGCCCGCACAGCAGCGCGTACATGCCCGCCGCGGCCGGACCGCGCCGACTCTGGAACAGCAGGTCCGACACCCAGCCAGCGACGTTCCCGCCCAGCACGCCCGCGATCATCAGGAGGCCACCCCAGCCGGCCTGGAAGAACGGCGCAAGGAACGCGAGCCCCGAGAACACGGCGAGCGCCCCGCGTCGTCGACCATCGGCGCGCGCCGCGAGCACGCCGGACACGGCGGCGGCCGCGAAGCAGGCGACGACCACGCCCAGGTGCTCCCACTGCCCGAGCCGCAGCACGTGTGTCCGCGGCAGCACCCAGATCTCGCTCGCGTAGATGGGGAACCAGTGCATCACGCCGTTGCGCACCACGCCGGTGCAGAACTCGATGAGCGCCACCGTCAGGATCACCGGGTTGGTCAGGATGCGCCGGAAGAGCAGCGCGGTCGGGACGGGGGCGTCGTCGTCCCCGCTCGACGCGTCGCCGGTGTCGAAGTCCGCGTGCCCCGCCTGGCTCGGTCGGTCGCGCAGCAGCAGGAGCTCCGCGACCCACGCCAGGCCCAGCAGCGCCCCGGGGACTGCGAACACGACCCACGCGCGCTCGGCCGTGCCCGACCCGGGGAAGTGCGTCTCGGCGAGGTCGAGCAGCCACCCGTTCACGGTGAACGCGAGGAAGATGCCGCTGGCGATCATCGTGCCGAAGATGCCGGAGAAGCCCCCGCGCTCGCTCACGTGGAACCAGTGGGCGTTCACCTTCACGATGGACACCGCGCCATAGCTCTGGAAGTACATGTTCACCGCGTACAGCACGGAGAACACCGCACGCAGCGGGGCGGCCGTGGGGTCCGCGCTGCGCAGCACGTGGTGCAGGTACGCGCCCATCGCGACGTTCGCCACGAACGAACCCGCGAGCCCGATGAGCATGCCGCGCCGCCCCCCGACGCGGTCCACCAGCGGACCGTTCACCAAGAACGCCAGCGCGTAGACCACCGTTCCGGCCGCGAAGATGAGCCCGAAGTCCTCCTTGGTCATCAGTTGACCGAGGTTCGTCTTGGCGACGGTGAGGTTGTAGCGCCCCATGTAGAGCAAGGCGTACGAGACGCCGAGCGGGAACCAGTTCATGAAGCGTCGGCGGCGGAACGCGTCCGCGTGCGCGGGCGCCGCGGTGCTCACCGGAAGCCCTCGAAGTGGCGCACCATGGGGATGCCCTCGGCCAGCGGCGGGGGGTTCGGCACGCACTGCGTGTCCAGCCAGATCACGTCGGCGTCTGGCAGCAGCTCACGCGCGGCGTTGCAGTTGGCGGGCTCGTTGTCGAAGAACGCCACGGGCGCGCCCAGGCGGGTGAGCGTGGGCAGCACGGCGCGCTTGAACGCGTCGTCGGAGGCCTTCTTGGTGGGCTTGAGGATGACCTGCGTGCCCGCCACCGCGTACGGGAAGGCGTCGTCGCGCAGCTTCTTCACCGTCCCAGTGAGCATCCCCGGGAGGTCGCGGCCCGTCAGGTACACCAGGTTCGCGCCCGCGTCGTAGCAAGCCTGCGCGAACGCCACGGCACCGGGGGCTGGAACGTCGTGCTTGATGTAGCGGTCGCGAAAGAAGCGCGCCCACCAGAACGACGTGACGCGCTTCACCACGCTCGGGTCCGTGACGCCCACCAACTCGAGGGCGTCGGCGACGAGGTAGCGCATGTGGTCGAGGGTGAGCGTGTCGAGGCGCTCACGAAGGCCGGCCTCACTCGCAGGGACGGTTGCAGCAAACTCGCGGACGATGGCGAGGGTGCGCGGGCGGTTGTCGTACAGCGTGGCGTCGAGGTCGAACACCACGACCGGCGTCGGCCCCCCTGCGGCGCGCGAGGCGCTCACCCGCGCGAGCACGCGCGAGAGGGGCGTAGGGTCGTGGGGCAGGCTGGGGGGCTCGGTGTCGGGGCTCGTGCGCGGCGCGCTCACGCCCGCTTGTCTACCACACGGGGCGTGACGGCCGGGTGAAATGCGGCTCAGAACTCGATGCCGCGCATGGCGCGCACGCCAGCCTCGTAGGCGTGCTTGACCTTCTTGAACTCGGTCACCGTGTCGGCCACCTCGATCAGCTCGGGTTTTGCGTCGCGCCCCGTGATGCACAGGTGCAGGTCGCGCGGCTTGTTGCGCACGGCCTCGACCACCGGCTCGATGGGCAGGTAATCGTAGCGCAGGACGATGTTGAGCTCGTCCATGATGATCAGGTGGTACTTGGGGTCGGGGCCACGGCTGGCCTCGATGGCGTCCACGCACACCTGCCAGCCGGCTTTCGCCGACGCGACGTCTGCGGCGCGGTCCTGGGTGTTCCAGGTGAATCCGTCGCCCACGATGAAGTGGTCCACCCCCGGGAGGGTCTTGAGCAGCACGCCCTCGCCCGTCTTCCAGGTGCCCTTGGTGAACTGCACGACGCACACGCGGAAGCCGTTGCCAGCCGCGCGCAGGGCCAGCCCGAAGGCGGCCGTGCTCTTGCCCTTGCCGTCGCCCGTGTGCACCAGCGTCAGCCCGCGCCGCTCCTTCTTGCTGCGTACCTCGGCGTCCTGGATGCGCTTCAGCTCCGCCATCTTCGCGTTGTGCTCGGCGTTGCGCTGCTCTTCGGTCTGCTCGGGGGTGGGTGTGTCACTCATGGCCTCGGCACCATCGCACGCAGCCGCGGCATGTCGAGCGCCGCGCACACCTGGGCGGCGAGCGCGTCGTACACCCTGTCGCGGGGATGGCGCAGCGGGGTGCCTTCGTCGGCGGAGGCGCTCGTGACGCCAGCTGTGGGCTCCTCGCCCCGCAGCGAGCGCAGGTGGTGGACCACGCGTCGTCGGACCTCGGGCGCCTCGAACAAGCCGTGCATCATCGTGCCCAACACGGACCCTGCGACCGCGCCGTCGCGCTCCCCCTCTGGGCCGCCCGTGATCCACAAGAGCGGCGCGACGCGCTCGTGCGTGGGTACCGCGCGCCCGTGGTGCATGAAGTACCCCGAGAGCAGAGGTCCGCGCAGCAGGGGGTGTTCGCTGCGCGCCTCGACGCGTGCCAGGCGCTTCTCGGGCGCAAAATGCACCTCGAGGGGCAGCAGCCCGAGGCCCTCGGTCGAGCCCCCGGAGGCTTCGACCCCGGCATGGTCGTGGATGCGCTCCGCGAGCATCTGGCACCCACCACATACCCCCAACACGGGCTCTCCGCGCACGGCCCGCAGCGCGAGCGCTCGGTCGAAGCCGCGCTCACGGAGCCAGCGCAAGTCGCTCAGCGTCGCCCGGCTCCCGGCCAGGATCACCAGATCTGCGCCGTGCACTTCGCGCGGGTTGTCGATGAAGCGCAGCAGCACGCCCGGTTCGTCGGCCAGGGCGCGCAGCTCGTCGAAGTTCGAGAGAGCCGGTGTGCGCACCACGGCGAGCTCCAGCTCCTCCATCGTGCCACGGCGCGTCGTTCCGGCACTGTCCAGGCTGGCCGCGTCTTCCTCGGGGAGGCCATGGGACGCGAGGTGCGGCACCACGCCCAGGAGCGGCAGGCCGCTGCGGCGCTCGAGCTCGTCGTTCGCGAGGCGCAGTCCGCTCGGGTCACCTCGGAACTTGTTGATGATGAAACCGCGCACGTGTCGCCGATCCGCGTCGGACAACAGCGACAGGGCGCCAAGGAGGGACGCGTAGACCCCGCCCTTGTCGATGTCGCCCACCAGCAGCACGGCCGCGTCGCTCAGCTGAGCGACGTGCATGTTGGCCAGGTCCCACGCGCGCAGGTTGATCTCGGCGCAGCTCCCCGCACCCTCCGCGATGACCAGATCGTGCGTCTCCCGGAGCGTGGTCAGGGAGCGCGCCACCAGCGCCGCGTGCTCCTCGCGGGCGCTCCGGACGCGCGTGTAGTCGTACGCGCCCGCCGCGCGCCCCGCCACGATGAGCTGCGCCGTGCCGCCGGGCATCGGCTTGATGAGCAGCGGGTTCATCAGGGCGCTGGGCACCACCCCCGCGGCCTCCGCCTGGAAGCCCTGCGCCGAGCCAATCTCCTCGCCAGCCGGCGTGACGTAGGCGTTGAGCGACATGTTCTGCGCTTTGAACGGCGCCACGTGGCGGCCCTCGCGGGCGAACGCGCGACAGAGCGCCGTCGCCAGCAGGCTCTTGCCGACGTCGGAGGCCGTCCCTTGCAGCATGAGCACGGGAGCGAGCCGCGGGCGCTCCGTCCCTGGCCCCCGGCCCCCGGTCTCTGGTCCTTGGTGTGACGTCGCACGTGCGCCGCGCCTCGGCGCCTGGGCGCCGATGGTCGCACGTACGTCGGGGCGGGGTGGCCAACACGCGTCAGGCGTCGGCGCGGGCTGGGTCGGCGTCATGGGCGAGGACGTGGCGTCGACGGGGTCGCGAGCTGCTGTTCGAGCGCGGCCAGCAGCTGGCTGACGAGTGGCAGGAACTTGTCGTTCAGCGGCGCTCGGCGCTTCGTGTTGATCACGCGCACCACGCGCCCTCCCTCGACCTCGAACGCGAGCTCGAGGACACGGTTGTGCTGGGTCAGTCCCGCGGTCACGGTCGCGAGGAACGTGTCGCCGTGCTGCTCGATCCGCTGCACGTACGCTCCCCTCGACGACGCGTTCAAGGCGTCGCGCAGCGCCGAGAGATCGGCGTGCTGGGCGGACTCGCTCGGCCGGATGACCTGGACGTGGGGCCGCAGCGGGGAGGTAGGGTCGCGGCGGACGACGAAGTCCCCGATGACCAGGGCGTCGACGCCACTGCGCAGGAGGAAGAACACCGCCTGCTCTGGGTTCTCGATCAGCGGCTCGCCCTTCGAGTTGAGCGATGTGTTCAGGACCATCGGCACGCCCGACCGGGCCTCGAAGGCGCGGAGTAGGGCGTGCAGTCGCGGGTTCCCCGCTTCCGTGACGGCTTGTGGGCGCGCCGTGCCATCCACGTGCACCACGGCGGGGGCCTCGCGTCGCGCGCGCTCGGTCGCCCGCGCCACGAGCAACATGTAGGCGTTGGTGTCCAGCATCTCGAAGTAGTGTGGCAGCGCTTCGGCGAGCACCGCGGGGGCCAGCGGGCGCCATCGCTCCCGCGTCTTCACGTCGTTCACGCGGTCCCGCATGGCGTCGCTCCCGGGGTGCGCGAGGATCGAGCGGTTGCCCAGCGCCCGCGGGCCGAACTCCATGCGCCCTTGGAACCACGCGACGATCGCCTCGTTGGCGATCAGCTCGGCGGCCGCGAGCGCGGGGTCTTCCACGCGCTCCCAACGCAGGTGGTCGGCGTGCTGGCGCAACACGGACTCGACCTCCGCGTTCGTGTACTCCCTCCCGAGCGAGACGTGGTGCCTCGGTTGGCGCGGCGCTCCGTGCAGGTGATGGTGGGTGAACAACGCGAGGCCCAGGCTGATGCCCCCGTCGTGCGCCGCAGGCTGCACGAAGATGCGCTCGAAAGGGGTGCGCTCCAGCAGCTTGTGGTTCGCGACGCTGTTCAGCGCGACGCCGCCCGCGAAGCACAGCTGCTTGCACTGGGTCTCGTCGTACAGCTCTTGGGCGAGCTGCACCAAGCGGTCCTCGGTCTCCTCCTGCAATCGCGCCGCGACATCTGCCAATACGCCTCGCTCGATGTTGTGGCGCGCGTCTCTGGCTTCTTCTGCGCTGAGCCCGTAGTGGTCCAGGAGCGTGCTCGCGTCGGCGCCGTCGCCGTTGGTGGAGACCCTGCCCCGCAGACGTGTCGGGTCGACGTAGATGTGTCCCCCCGCTTCGTGCAGCATCGACTGCGGGAAGCGCTTGGGGTCGCCGTACGACGACAGCCCCATGATGGATCCCTCCTCGTGGCCCGTCAGCATGGTGTGGAGCCAGTAGTTGAGGCCGATTCCGAGTTGGTGAGCGTCCGTGTTGAGCGTGCGGCGAACGACGCGGATGGTGCGGCCGCCGAAGAAGTACGACGACTGCAGCACCATGGCCGGGGTCCCGCCGTCGCTCCCAGAGCCGTCCACGACCAGCACCGCCGCTTCCTCGAACGGTGAGTAGTAGAACGCGCTGCAAGCGTGCGCGAGGTGATGGGAGGGGAAGCGCTGGATCTTGCCGCCGGGGGCGAGGTACTGGTGGAGGCGAAGTCCCACGATGAACTTCCACTCGGCCAAGTGAACGATGTGGTCCACCTGGGTCACGCCCGCCAGATCGAGGCAATACGCGATCGCCGCGGTGACGTCCCCGTAGGCCGTCAAGCGATAGACCAGTCCGGACTCCGTGCGCTCGACCGTGTAACGGTGTCCTCCGGACTTCTTCAGGCGGTCCAGGCGCTCGCACTCCACGGCGAACAGCTCTCCGCGGTGGACGACCGTGACGGATGCATCGTGAGAGATCGTTCCGTTGACAGCCAGGATCGTCGGAGAGGTCGCCATCGCGGCAGGCTCACGCGGGTGGTCGGTGACGTCAAGAACGGTTCGCCTCTCTGGGCGCCCGCCTCGCGGCCGGCTCTTGCGGCCTGGGGTGGGGTGGCGTAAGCAGGCCCCCGTGGACAATATCCGCATCGTAGGTGGCGCGCGTCTCTCGGGCACGGTGCGCATCAGCGGCGCCAAGAATGCGGCGCTCCCCATCTTGTGCACGGCGCTCCTGGCCGATGGAGAGCACGTCTTCCGCAACGTCCCCGACCTGCGGGACGTGCACTCCATGTGCGCCCTCTTGCGCCAGCTCGGTCAGGACGCGCGTTTCGAGGATGGACGCGTGATCGTGAACGCGACGCCTGTGGTGGACCCCACCGCGCCCTACGAGCAGGTCAAGAAGATGCGCGCCTCGGTGCTCGTGCTCGGGCCGCTCGTGGCCCGCTACGGCCGCGCGAGCGTCTCGTTGCCGGGCGGGTGCGCGATCGGCGCGCGCCCCATCGACCAGCACCTCAAGGGCCTCGAGGCGATGGGGGCGGACATCCGCCTGTCGCACGGCTACGTACACGTGGAGGTCCCCAGCGGGCGGCTGCGCGGCGCCGAGATCTACCTGGACATGCCGACGGTCACGGGGACCGAGAACCTGATGAGCGCGGCTGTCCTGGCCAGCGGGCGCACCACCCTGGTGAACGCGGCGCGTGAGCCGGAGGTGGAGGAGCTGGCGCGCGTCCTGAACAAGATGGGCGCCAGCATCGAGGGGGCGGGAACGGACGTGATCGTCATCGAGGGCCGCGAGAGCCTCTCGCCTGTCGACCACGCCATCATGCCGGACCGGATCGAGGCGGGGACCTACATGGTCGCCGCGGCCGCAACCTATGGCGATGTGCTGGTGGAGGGGGCTTCGCTGGAGGACCTGGAGGCCCTCTCGGCCAAGATGCGCCGCGCCGGCGTGGCCATCGAGCGCGAAGGCACGGGGATCCGCGTCGTAGCCAACGGGCCGCTGCGCTCCGCCGACATCACGACACAGCCGCACCCGGGTTTCCCCACCGACATGCAGGCGCAGTTCATGGTGCTCATGTGCCGTGCCGCGGGCCGCAGCCAGATCACCGAGACCATCTTCGAGAACCGCTTCATGCACGTCCCCGAGTTGAACCGCATGGGCGCGACCATCGACGTGCACGGTCGCACCGCCACGGTGGACGGGGTCCCACGACTCAGCGGCGCGGAGGTGATGGCGACGGACCTGCGCGCCAGCGCCAGCTTGGTCATCGCCGGGTTGATCGCGGAGGGCACCACCATGGTGCGCCGCGTCTACCACCTGGACCGAGGCTACGAGCACATCGAGCGCAAGTTGGCCGGGCTGGGGGCCACGATCGAGCGCGTGCAAGGAGACGCCTGAGATGGCCGTGATGCAGCGTTCGCCCGAGGACAACCTCATCATCGCCGTGCCGAAGGGGCGCGTGCTGAAGCAGCTGGTCCCGCGCTTCCAGCGTGCCGGGATCGACACCACCGCGCTCACCGAGGACTCGCGTCAGCTCATCCGACGCGACAAACGGCGGGGCGTCAGCTTCTTGTTGCTCAAGCCGGACGACGTACCCACGTACGTGGAGTACGGCGCGGCGGACGTCGGGGTCGTGGGCCGCGACGTCCTGCTGGAGCGCGAATACGATCTCTACGCCCCCATCGACCTGGGCATCGGTCGCTGCAAGATGATGGTGTGTGGCGTACCGGGGAGCTACCCCGTCGCGGGGGGCAACGGCCGCACGCTGCGTGTCGCGACCAAGTTCCCCAACATCGCCATGCGTCACTTCCGGCAGCTGGGACTCCCCGTGGAGACCATCTTCTGCCAGGGCTCGGTCGAGCTGGCGCCGCTGACGGGACTGGCCGACGTCATCGTGGACCTCGTGGAGACGGGGGAGACGCTCCGCCAGAACGGGCTCGTTCCACTCGAGCAGGTCGCCGACGTGTCGTCCGTGGTCGTGGCCAACCGCGCGGGGTTCAAGCTGAAGCGTGAGCTCATCGCGCCGCTCTTGGCCGCGCTGAAGGACTCCCAATGAGTCGGAGCCGTTTCATGGCACCGTGGGGTGCGCTGCTGGGTCTGACGCTGGCGGCGTGCGACCAGACGCCGCCCGCGACGCGGACCTGGACGGCCGAGGACCACGCCCATGCGCCAGGGAGCGTGCCTACGGGGCAGACCCCAGCAGCGCAGGTGGACGACGGTCTCAGCTCCGAGGAGCGTACGGCGCGCTCGGTGTTCTTGGTGGCTTGCGCGGGGTGCCATGGACCCGCGGGACACGGCGACGGCCCCGAGCGCGCGCCCGTCATGCGCCTCCCGGACTTCGCGTCTGCGACGTGGCAGGCGAGCCGCACCGACGACGAGCTGCTGTCGATCATCTCCCTCGGCCGAGGGATGATGCCAGCCTTCGGCGACCGCATCCCTGCCGATGGCCTGCGCGCCCTCGTCGCTCACATACGCCGTTTCGCGCCCCAGGCGGCTCCCGCCGACACGCGGCCGCCGGCGGACGGCGGCGTCGGTGACACCACCTCCAGCGCGCCCCCCGCCGCCACCGCGGCAGACTGACCCCGGAGGGAAGGGCTTTCGGCGCGCGGGGAAGGTGTGGTCGAATGCGGACGTTCCTTCTGTGAGCCCAAGACCGCGGGCTCGCACCGGGTATCGCCCCCATGGACCAGCTCCCCCACTTGCTCGCCTCCGTGCAGCGCGCCGTCCGCCTCCGGACGTTCGTGCGGACCTTCGCGACGTGGGCCATCCCCGCTGGGACGGCGGGGGTGCTGCTGGCGCTGTCGCAGCCTCGGGCCCCTCGTGGCTACGTCCTGGTCGGGGTGGGGATCGCCTTGGTGGCGGCACTCCAGCGAGCCGCGTCGCGCCGCGAGGCCCCGCTCGATCTGGTGAGCTACGTGGACCAACGGCTCGGCGCAGAGCTGGCGCTGGTGGCGGCTGTGGAAGGCGGGGCGCACGAGCGCACCCGCGCGAGCGCTCGCGCCGCGCTGGCGGGCAAGACGGCGGCGGACGTGCGTCCGAACATCTGGCGTGGCGAGTGGATCGGCCTCCTGTTCTGCGCGGCGGCGCTCGCGGCGGCCTTCGTGGTGCCGGTGCCGGCCGTCCCTCCTCCGCCGCCAGGGACCGAATCCATCACCATGACGTCGACCCCAGCGCTGACGCGCGTGACGGAGCTCCCCCGCGCCGCCCGCGACGAGGCGCAGCGCGCGCAGCTCGAGCGTGCCGCGGTCGAGGCAGAGACGCTTCGTGCGAGGTTGGAACAAGGAATGCCGCGGCGAGAGGCGCTAGACGCCCTCGGGCGGGTGCGCGAGGAGGTCGCGCGTGCGCGACGTGCGGAGACCCCCGAGCGCCGCCGCGCGCGTGACGCCGCCGCAGAAGCGCTGGCCGCCGAGCCGGAGCTG
Encoded proteins:
- a CDS encoding MFS transporter; amino-acid sequence: MSTAAPAHADAFRRRRFMNWFPLGVSYALLYMGRYNLTVAKTNLGQLMTKEDFGLIFAAGTVVYALAFLVNGPLVDRVGGRRGMLIGLAGSFVANVAMGAYLHHVLRSADPTAAPLRAVFSVLYAVNMYFQSYGAVSIVKVNAHWFHVSERGGFSGIFGTMIASGIFLAFTVNGWLLDLAETHFPGSGTAERAWVVFAVPGALLGLAWVAELLLLRDRPSQAGHADFDTGDASSGDDDAPVPTALLFRRILTNPVILTVALIEFCTGVVRNGVMHWFPIYASEIWVLPRTHVLRLGQWEHLGVVVACFAAAAVSGVLAARADGRRRGALAVFSGLAFLAPFFQAGWGGLLMIAGVLGGNVAGWVSDLLFQSRRGPAAAGMYALLCGLTLGMTLTLAVPGTTVASAGPASGLVAGDQVLAIAGRDELGTWSDVRAAVACFEPVCRDSRWDPERCECRSAPAGRVAPIDAESPLPHRAIPARVLRDGATLELQLTDPRPEHRAGDLRLLDARPELPLSPLWLGTLVFLMSLCVIGTHGLLSGTATMDFGGRKGAATAVGVIDGFVYLGTALQSVCLGYLTSNSWTYWPWFLLPFALIGFGLCLRIWHAKPGRAAAH
- a CDS encoding haloacid dehalogenase-like hydrolase, which codes for MSAPRTSPDTEPPSLPHDPTPLSRVLARVSASRAAGGPTPVVVFDLDATLYDNRPRTLAIVREFAATVPASEAGLRERLDTLTLDHMRYLVADALELVGVTDPSVVKRVTSFWWARFFRDRYIKHDVPAPGAVAFAQACYDAGANLVYLTGRDLPGMLTGTVKKLRDDAFPYAVAGTQVILKPTKKASDDAFKRAVLPTLTRLGAPVAFFDNEPANCNAARELLPDADVIWLDTQCVPNPPPLAEGIPMVRHFEGFR
- the cobO gene encoding cob(I)yrinic acid a,c-diamide adenosyltransferase — translated: MSDTPTPEQTEEQRNAEHNAKMAELKRIQDAEVRSKKERRGLTLVHTGDGKGKSTAAFGLALRAAGNGFRVCVVQFTKGTWKTGEGVLLKTLPGVDHFIVGDGFTWNTQDRAADVASAKAGWQVCVDAIEASRGPDPKYHLIIMDELNIVLRYDYLPIEPVVEAVRNKPRDLHLCITGRDAKPELIEVADTVTEFKKVKHAYEAGVRAMRGIEF
- a CDS encoding cobyric acid synthase, which produces MLQGTASDVGKSLLATALCRAFAREGRHVAPFKAQNMSLNAYVTPAGEEIGSAQGFQAEAAGVVPSALMNPLLIKPMPGGTAQLIVAGRAAGAYDYTRVRSAREEHAALVARSLTTLRETHDLVIAEGAGSCAEINLRAWDLANMHVAQLSDAAVLLVGDIDKGGVYASLLGALSLLSDADRRHVRGFIINKFRGDPSGLRLANDELERRSGLPLLGVVPHLASHGLPEEDAASLDSAGTTRRGTMEELELAVVRTPALSNFDELRALADEPGVLLRFIDNPREVHGADLVILAGSRATLSDLRWLRERGFDRALALRAVRGEPVLGVCGGCQMLAERIHDHAGVEASGGSTEGLGLLPLEVHFAPEKRLARVEARSEHPLLRGPLLSGYFMHHGRAVPTHERVAPLLWITGGPEGERDGAVAGSVLGTMMHGLFEAPEVRRRVVHHLRSLRGEEPTAGVTSASADEGTPLRHPRDRVYDALAAQVCAALDMPRLRAMVPRP
- the murA gene encoding UDP-N-acetylglucosamine 1-carboxyvinyltransferase: MDNIRIVGGARLSGTVRISGAKNAALPILCTALLADGEHVFRNVPDLRDVHSMCALLRQLGQDARFEDGRVIVNATPVVDPTAPYEQVKKMRASVLVLGPLVARYGRASVSLPGGCAIGARPIDQHLKGLEAMGADIRLSHGYVHVEVPSGRLRGAEIYLDMPTVTGTENLMSAAVLASGRTTLVNAAREPEVEELARVLNKMGASIEGAGTDVIVIEGRESLSPVDHAIMPDRIEAGTYMVAAAATYGDVLVEGASLEDLEALSAKMRRAGVAIEREGTGIRVVANGPLRSADITTQPHPGFPTDMQAQFMVLMCRAAGRSQITETIFENRFMHVPELNRMGATIDVHGRTATVDGVPRLSGAEVMATDLRASASLVIAGLIAEGTTMVRRVYHLDRGYEHIERKLAGLGATIERVQGDA
- a CDS encoding ATP phosphoribosyltransferase, whose amino-acid sequence is MAVMQRSPEDNLIIAVPKGRVLKQLVPRFQRAGIDTTALTEDSRQLIRRDKRRGVSFLLLKPDDVPTYVEYGAADVGVVGRDVLLEREYDLYAPIDLGIGRCKMMVCGVPGSYPVAGGNGRTLRVATKFPNIAMRHFRQLGLPVETIFCQGSVELAPLTGLADVIVDLVETGETLRQNGLVPLEQVADVSSVVVANRAGFKLKRELIAPLLAALKDSQ
- a CDS encoding cytochrome c, producing the protein MAPWGALLGLTLAACDQTPPATRTWTAEDHAHAPGSVPTGQTPAAQVDDGLSSEERTARSVFLVACAGCHGPAGHGDGPERAPVMRLPDFASATWQASRTDDELLSIISLGRGMMPAFGDRIPADGLRALVAHIRRFAPQAAPADTRPPADGGVGDTTSSAPPAATAAD